One Micromonospora eburnea genomic region harbors:
- a CDS encoding T3SS (YopN, CesT) and YbjN peptide-binding chaperone 1, producing the protein MTADHPSAPADEPAGPASEQYESILLDEPTTADLRAKVTEAWREFARALADRLRALPEGTHLELTLDPTASGTGDAVYSISVDVGGEGRLSARAVGNATLPPGYRLDRAAVADMIALGWSPPGVVEGSGEQFGLDCAAGEATRLAAVLSRTLRDVYGAPHPAFLVYLVQDTEGEPLPVEPLGTARSEFGPDREVAADLDEALATAATAQTGDSDVLALEERVRTVVSTMLRSKSDQLQVDSDGDINIRAGSAMVFVRVRDNPPLVDVFSPVLTEVEPTERLYVKLSELTNRMPIGRLYCADDTVWASIPVFGRNFQPTHLMLAVQVMTGLADELDDRLHGEFGGKRFFGEGDKASPREQPEHRTGMYL; encoded by the coding sequence ACGGCAGACCACCCCTCGGCGCCGGCCGACGAGCCCGCCGGCCCGGCTTCGGAGCAGTACGAGTCGATCCTGCTCGACGAGCCGACCACGGCCGACCTCCGGGCCAAGGTGACCGAGGCCTGGCGGGAGTTCGCCCGTGCGCTGGCCGACCGGCTTCGCGCCCTGCCCGAGGGCACGCACCTGGAACTGACCCTCGACCCCACCGCCTCCGGCACCGGGGACGCCGTCTATTCGATCAGTGTGGACGTCGGCGGGGAGGGCCGGCTGTCGGCGCGGGCCGTCGGCAACGCCACGCTGCCACCGGGCTACCGGCTGGACCGGGCCGCCGTGGCCGACATGATCGCGCTCGGCTGGTCCCCGCCCGGCGTGGTGGAGGGTTCCGGCGAGCAGTTCGGCCTGGACTGCGCCGCCGGGGAGGCGACCCGGCTGGCCGCGGTGCTGTCCCGGACTCTGCGGGACGTCTACGGCGCCCCGCATCCCGCCTTCCTGGTCTATCTGGTGCAGGACACCGAGGGAGAGCCGCTGCCGGTGGAGCCGCTCGGCACCGCCCGCAGCGAGTTCGGCCCGGACCGGGAGGTGGCGGCCGACCTCGATGAGGCGCTGGCCACCGCCGCGACCGCCCAGACCGGTGACAGCGACGTGCTCGCGCTGGAGGAGCGGGTGCGTACGGTCGTCTCCACGATGCTGCGCTCCAAGTCCGACCAGTTGCAGGTCGACTCGGACGGGGACATCAACATCCGCGCCGGCTCGGCGATGGTCTTCGTCCGGGTACGCGACAACCCGCCCCTGGTCGATGTCTTCTCCCCGGTGCTCACCGAGGTCGAGCCGACGGAGCGGCTCTACGTCAAGCTCTCCGAGCTGACGAACCGGATGCCGATCGGCCGCCTCTACTGCGCGGACGACACGGTCTGGGCCTCGATCCCGGTCTTCGGCCGTAACTTCCAGCCGACCCACCTGATGCTCGCCGTGCAGGTGATGACCGGGCTGGCCGACGAGTTGGACGACCGGCTGCACGGCGAGTTCGGCGGCAAGCGCTTCTTCGGCGAGGGCGACAAGGCCTCCCCCCGCGAGCAACCGGAACACCGCACCGGCATGTATCTCTGA